A single Marinobacter sp. es.042 DNA region contains:
- a CDS encoding SulP family inorganic anion transporter, producing MNLKRYLPILDWASKYGRDQATSDLVAAIIVTVMLIPQSLAYALLAGLPAQVGLYASILPLVIYAVFGTSRTLSVGPVAVASLMTAAALAPLAESGTPEYVAGAVLLAVMSGLMLTLMGVLRLGFLANFLSHPVISGFITASGIVIAASQLKHIFGIEASGHNLLEIGHSLLGSIGDTNLATVGVGAGALVFLMLARKRLKPLLMAMGLAPRMADILTKTAPILAVLVTTLVAWQFQLDGQGVRLVGDVPRGLPDFTMPSLDMELWQQLAVSALLISVVGFVESVSVGQTLAAKRRQRIDPDQELIGLGTANLGAGFSGGMPVTGGFSRSVVNFDAGAETPAAGAYAAVGIAMATLFLTPAIAYLPQATLAATIIVAVATLIDLPALGRTWRYSRTDFGAMLATIVLTLVHSVEAGIIAGVALSIGLFLYRTSRPHSAVVGRVPGTEHFRNVLRHNVELCPKVTFLRVDESLYFANARFLEETVMDLMIREPELKDLVLMCPAVNLVDASALESLEAINERMKDAGVRLHLAEVKGPVMDKLKGTELLSHLGGEVFLSTFEAWQRLTDLGKQERRVA from the coding sequence ATGAATCTTAAACGCTATCTGCCCATTCTGGATTGGGCCTCCAAATATGGCCGGGATCAGGCCACCAGTGATCTGGTGGCCGCGATCATCGTTACCGTCATGCTCATCCCCCAGTCGCTGGCCTATGCCTTGCTGGCCGGGTTGCCTGCCCAGGTGGGTCTGTACGCCAGTATCCTGCCCCTGGTGATTTACGCTGTCTTCGGCACCAGCCGAACACTGTCGGTGGGGCCGGTTGCTGTGGCTTCCCTGATGACTGCAGCGGCCCTGGCGCCTCTTGCGGAGTCCGGTACACCGGAATACGTGGCCGGTGCCGTTTTGCTGGCGGTCATGTCTGGGTTGATGCTGACCCTGATGGGTGTCCTCAGACTGGGTTTTCTGGCGAATTTTCTCAGCCATCCGGTGATTTCCGGCTTTATCACGGCCTCCGGGATTGTGATTGCCGCCAGTCAGTTGAAGCATATCTTCGGAATTGAGGCCTCGGGCCACAACCTGCTGGAGATCGGTCACTCTCTTTTGGGATCCATCGGTGACACCAACCTGGCAACGGTGGGGGTTGGTGCCGGTGCGCTGGTTTTCCTGATGCTTGCCCGCAAACGCCTGAAGCCGCTTCTGATGGCAATGGGGTTGGCCCCGAGAATGGCGGATATTCTTACCAAAACCGCACCGATTCTGGCGGTTCTGGTCACCACCCTGGTGGCCTGGCAGTTCCAGCTTGATGGCCAGGGTGTGCGTCTGGTTGGAGATGTGCCCCGGGGACTGCCCGATTTCACCATGCCCAGCCTGGATATGGAGTTGTGGCAACAGCTGGCGGTCAGCGCGTTGCTGATCAGCGTCGTGGGTTTCGTGGAGTCGGTGTCTGTTGGCCAGACCCTGGCCGCGAAACGTCGCCAGCGTATCGATCCGGACCAGGAGCTGATTGGCCTGGGTACTGCCAACCTGGGCGCCGGTTTTTCCGGCGGCATGCCGGTCACCGGTGGCTTCTCCCGTTCCGTGGTCAACTTTGACGCCGGGGCCGAGACTCCCGCCGCCGGCGCCTATGCGGCGGTGGGTATCGCCATGGCCACGTTATTCCTGACGCCAGCCATTGCCTATTTGCCCCAGGCGACGCTGGCAGCGACCATCATCGTCGCCGTGGCCACGCTGATCGACCTTCCGGCCCTGGGACGCACCTGGCGCTACTCCCGCACGGACTTTGGCGCCATGCTCGCCACCATCGTGCTGACTCTGGTGCACAGTGTCGAGGCCGGCATTATCGCCGGGGTGGCGCTTTCAATAGGCCTGTTCCTGTATCGAACCAGTCGCCCACACAGCGCGGTGGTTGGTCGCGTACCGGGAACCGAGCACTTCCGCAACGTGCTCCGCCATAATGTGGAGCTTTGCCCGAAGGTAACCTTCCTGCGGGTGGACGAGAGCCTGTACTTCGCCAACGCACGCTTCCTTGAGGAAACGGTTATGGACCTGATGATACGGGAGCCGGAGCTTAAGGATCTTGTGCTGATGTGTCCGGCCGTGAATCTGGTAGACGCCTCGGCCCTCGAAAGTCTGGAGGCGATCAACGAGCGTATGAAGGATGCAGGAGTGAGGTTGCATCTGGCGGAAGTGAAAGGTCCTGTCATGGACAAACTGAAAGGCACGGAACTGCTTTCCCATCTGGGTGGCGAGGTTTTCCTCAGCACCTTTGAAGCCTGGCAGCGCCTCACCGACCTTGGCAAGCAAGAGAGACGGGTCGCCTGA
- a CDS encoding MBL fold metallo-hydrolase, whose amino-acid sequence MSNPIVQHFFDEPTNTFSYVVRDPDSQACAILDSVLDFDYAAGTTDVRSADEIIEYIRSNDLKVEWILETHVHADHLSAAPYLHEKLGGKTGIGAHIRDVQEIFGKAFNAGTEFQRDGSQFDQLFKEGDTFAIGGLEGRVLHTPGHTPACLTYVVGDAAFVGDTLFMPDFGTARCDFPGGDARILYQSIQKVLSLPAETRIFLCHDYKAPGRDEYQHMTTVAEQREANIHVHEGVSEEEFVKMRTERDATLDMPRLILPSVQVNMRAGHMPPAEDNGQVYLKVPVNLF is encoded by the coding sequence ATGAGCAACCCGATCGTTCAGCATTTTTTTGATGAACCCACCAATACCTTCAGCTATGTGGTGCGCGACCCGGACAGCCAGGCCTGCGCCATTCTCGATTCGGTCCTGGATTTTGATTACGCCGCTGGCACCACCGACGTGCGTTCGGCAGACGAGATTATCGAGTACATCCGCAGCAACGATCTGAAGGTCGAGTGGATTCTGGAGACCCACGTACACGCGGATCACTTGTCGGCCGCGCCTTACCTGCATGAGAAGCTGGGCGGCAAGACCGGCATTGGTGCGCACATTCGGGACGTACAGGAAATATTTGGCAAGGCGTTTAACGCCGGCACCGAATTCCAGCGCGACGGCAGCCAGTTTGATCAGTTGTTCAAAGAGGGCGACACATTCGCCATCGGTGGTCTTGAGGGGCGTGTATTGCATACCCCGGGGCACACTCCGGCCTGTCTGACCTATGTGGTCGGCGATGCCGCCTTCGTGGGTGACACGCTGTTTATGCCGGATTTCGGCACCGCCCGCTGTGATTTCCCGGGTGGCGATGCCCGCATCCTGTACCAGTCTATCCAGAAGGTACTGTCTCTGCCCGCGGAAACCCGGATCTTCCTGTGCCACGATTACAAGGCGCCCGGCCGTGATGAATATCAGCATATGACCACGGTGGCAGAGCAGCGGGAAGCGAACATTCATGTCCATGAAGGCGTTTCCGAGGAAGAGTTCGTGAAAATGCGGACCGAACGGGATGCGACCCTGGATATGCCGCGGCTGATTCTGCCTTCGGTTCAGGTCAACATGCGGGCAGGCCATATGCCGCCGGCTGAAGACAATGGTCAGGTTTACCTGAAAGTACCGGTTAACCTGTTCTGA
- a CDS encoding diguanylate cyclase yields the protein MATGSSNGQQNDMSARFFQKLASGVPGVLFIYWLSADKESHRYPFVSDQVQTLFGIDPAVLNENADAVFSLIHPDDADVIIESIVESALKLASWRYRGRLRLRNGEYEWFEVQSEPERQSDGSTIWYGQFHNIQHYKNLEQSLRESEAEFSFQAGFQRLIARLSTEFINLGFGTIDQCIDELLRSIGLFFQVDRAYLYCFTDDYAVMTNTHEWSRDGVPALIETQQEVSIEDFHWWQEQIEGMISGSRVVFIEDVDRLPREAAPERALLQEQGVSSMFCVPIRVRGRVTGFFGVDSLRRRSWRLDQADLLIIVSGLLSGTLERNRLEEELLNQSIRDPLTGLHNRRYLMPRLDEMLGRSNRRGERFALAIFDIDHFKKINDSIGHLGGDYILQRFADILVSQTRSMDVVARFGGEEFIVVFSALEHGDVRQLVQRILEAVHEERFVFNDEDIPVTVSAGVAGIEEFVDQPATPDALIAGADDRLYLAKQAGRDCLVDVSGTLRI from the coding sequence ATGGCAACAGGATCCAGTAACGGGCAGCAAAACGATATGTCTGCCCGATTCTTCCAGAAGCTGGCCTCAGGGGTGCCGGGGGTCTTGTTCATTTATTGGCTTAGTGCCGATAAAGAGTCGCATAGGTACCCTTTTGTCAGTGATCAGGTTCAGACACTGTTTGGTATCGACCCTGCGGTTCTGAATGAAAATGCCGATGCCGTATTTTCATTGATCCACCCCGACGATGCCGATGTGATCATTGAGAGTATCGTGGAATCCGCGCTTAAGCTGGCCTCCTGGCGTTACCGGGGTCGACTCAGATTGCGAAATGGTGAGTATGAATGGTTCGAGGTGCAGTCCGAACCGGAACGCCAGTCCGATGGCAGTACGATCTGGTACGGCCAGTTTCACAACATTCAGCATTACAAGAACCTCGAGCAGAGCCTGCGCGAGAGCGAGGCCGAATTTTCCTTCCAGGCCGGCTTCCAGCGCCTGATTGCCCGCCTTTCGACCGAATTCATCAACCTGGGCTTTGGCACTATTGATCAGTGCATTGATGAGCTTCTGAGATCCATCGGACTGTTTTTCCAGGTAGACCGGGCCTACCTGTACTGCTTTACCGACGATTACGCCGTAATGACCAATACCCATGAATGGTCCAGGGACGGTGTCCCTGCCCTGATTGAGACCCAGCAGGAGGTATCGATCGAGGATTTCCACTGGTGGCAGGAGCAAATCGAGGGGATGATCAGTGGCAGTCGGGTAGTGTTTATTGAAGATGTCGACCGTCTCCCCCGGGAAGCCGCACCCGAGAGGGCTCTGCTTCAGGAACAGGGCGTGTCTTCCATGTTCTGTGTGCCTATCCGGGTGCGCGGACGGGTCACCGGGTTTTTCGGCGTTGACTCCCTGCGTCGACGAAGCTGGCGTCTGGACCAGGCCGATCTGTTGATCATAGTCTCGGGCCTCTTGTCGGGTACCCTGGAGCGCAATCGGCTGGAAGAGGAGCTGCTTAACCAGTCCATTCGTGATCCGCTGACCGGCCTGCACAATCGTCGCTACCTGATGCCCAGGCTGGATGAGATGCTGGGCCGGAGTAACCGTCGGGGAGAACGTTTCGCCCTGGCGATTTTCGACATCGATCACTTCAAGAAGATCAATGATTCCATCGGACACCTCGGGGGCGATTATATCCTCCAGCGCTTTGCTGACATCCTGGTGAGCCAGACCCGCTCCATGGATGTGGTTGCCCGTTTCGGTGGCGAAGAGTTCATTGTCGTTTTCAGCGCCTTGGAACACGGGGACGTGAGGCAACTTGTGCAGCGAATTCTCGAAGCTGTGCACGAGGAAAGGTTTGTGTTCAACGACGAGGACATTCCGGTGACCGTCAGTGCGGGTGTGGCCGGGATCGAAGAGTTCGTTGACCAGCCAGCCACTCCCGATGCCTTGATCGCCGGGGCGGATGACCGGCTTTATCTGGCCAAGCAGGCGGGGCGGGACTGCCTTGTTGATGTATCAGGAACATTGCGCATATAA
- a CDS encoding tetratricopeptide repeat protein, with amino-acid sequence MKRVLLMVLCLAAQPLWAAALETELADIQHRWAEIQYQVPEDEKEKAFEGLAGEAEQFVAHYPDRAEPLIWQGIVLSTYAGAKGGLGALGLVKDARKSLEAALAIDPDALDGSAYTSLGSLYYQVPGWPLGFGDDDKAREYLQKALAINPDGMDANFFFGDFLLDQGEPERARSYLQKVLEAPDRAGRDVADSGRREEAKSRLKAL; translated from the coding sequence ATGAAACGTGTTTTATTGATGGTCCTGTGTCTGGCTGCCCAGCCGCTTTGGGCAGCTGCTCTTGAGACCGAGCTGGCCGACATCCAGCATCGCTGGGCCGAGATCCAGTACCAGGTACCGGAGGACGAAAAAGAGAAAGCCTTCGAGGGCCTGGCTGGCGAGGCGGAACAGTTTGTTGCCCATTATCCGGACCGGGCAGAGCCGCTGATCTGGCAGGGTATTGTGTTGAGCACCTACGCCGGTGCCAAAGGTGGTCTGGGTGCCCTGGGCCTGGTCAAGGACGCCCGGAAATCCCTGGAAGCGGCCCTGGCAATCGACCCCGATGCGCTGGATGGCTCGGCTTACACATCCCTTGGCAGCCTTTATTACCAGGTCCCTGGCTGGCCACTGGGCTTCGGTGATGACGACAAGGCCCGTGAGTATTTGCAGAAAGCATTGGCGATCAATCCTGATGGTATGGATGCCAATTTTTTCTTTGGCGATTTTCTGCTGGACCAGGGCGAGCCGGAACGAGCCCGGAGCTATCTGCAGAAAGTCCTCGAAGCACCCGACAGGGCGGGTCGCGACGTCGCTGATTCCGGTCGGCGGGAAGAGGCCAAGAGTCGCCTTAAAGCCCTCTGA
- a CDS encoding SDR family oxidoreductase, translated as MRLHDRVFLLLGGTGGIGKALVEPLVRAGARVIIASRHPEKLEHREGVSLVHLDLAAPDLDQQLVRLGDAYPDIDGVIHCAGQNCFASLGNMTVNELDAQIAVNLRSAMIVARHFAPRFEKAEQGALVFVGSTFGSIGFPGYTAYCASKFGLRGFSEALRRELADTPVQVIYVAPRATATDMNPEAVNELNRALGNAMDAPEAVAAQILVAMENDDRRRFLGWPEKLFVVINGILPKIVDKAMLKQLPVIRRFLNPGVLS; from the coding sequence ATGAGGCTGCATGATCGGGTGTTCCTGCTTCTGGGTGGCACAGGAGGTATAGGGAAGGCGCTTGTGGAGCCGTTGGTCAGGGCAGGTGCTCGGGTGATTATCGCTTCCCGGCACCCGGAAAAGCTCGAACATCGGGAAGGTGTCTCGCTCGTGCATCTGGATCTCGCGGCGCCGGACCTCGACCAGCAGCTGGTTCGGCTCGGCGATGCCTATCCGGATATTGATGGCGTTATCCACTGTGCCGGCCAGAACTGCTTTGCCAGCCTGGGCAATATGACCGTCAATGAACTGGACGCCCAGATCGCCGTCAATCTCCGGTCAGCGATGATTGTCGCCAGGCACTTTGCACCAAGGTTTGAAAAAGCCGAACAGGGAGCGCTGGTGTTCGTGGGGTCCACCTTTGGCAGCATCGGTTTCCCCGGTTACACCGCCTATTGCGCCAGCAAGTTTGGTCTGCGCGGTTTCAGCGAAGCCCTGCGCAGGGAACTGGCCGATACCCCGGTTCAGGTGATTTATGTGGCCCCCCGCGCCACTGCCACGGACATGAACCCGGAGGCCGTGAACGAGCTGAACCGGGCACTCGGCAACGCCATGGACGCACCTGAAGCGGTGGCGGCGCAGATTCTGGTGGCCATGGAAAATGATGATCGCCGGCGTTTTCTGGGCTGGCCCGAGAAGTTGTTCGTGGTCATCAACGGCATCCTGCCCAAAATTGTTGATAAGGCGATGCTGAAGCAATTGCCGGTGATCCGGCGGTTTCTGAATCCGGGAGTGTTGTCATGA
- a CDS encoding AMP-binding protein, which produces MATLPELLQRQAAVQPSQTALQGPESAFTYAQMMQAAEALADQLTRLGVRRAGLCGDNSVAWILADLACLLAGVVCVPVPVFFSRTQTEHLTERAGLDCLLSGGASNGGEHIGHGVWLRHLPVTAAAAWMPEQTAKITFTSGSTGNPKGVCLSVAQMTATTLALQERLEGVDLERHLCILPLATLLENIAGVYLPLLMGSTVMVAPLQDLGMTGSSGLDIDRLVQGINEHQPQSLILVPELAMALVSAAEQKQLESNSFRFLAVGGGRVSSDLLARGRAVGLPIYEGYGLSECSSVVALNVPGTEREGAVGKPLSHVRVRVDDRGHILVAGNTHLGYLGDEPAGDEWLDTGDLGSRDAGGFLSVNGRAKNLLITSFGRNISPEWLESELIQAIGARQAVVFGDGYPRPSALVVVQDGRSPEALRSQLDALNNKLPDYARLSGVYIRRQPLTQADGYLTANGRPVRQQIQADLPTLLVGAFPIFMNLSMSNSELSNPPGGSFMAFFDRLQSETAQARAHVTGAPVIEAIREGRFDLNGYTWFLTQAYHHVKHTVPLMMACGGRLPERLEFVRKALVEYIEEEYGHHEWILNDLAACGEDKETIRHGSPDTSIELMVAYLYDRINRGNPAAFFGMVQVLEGTSIELATPLGEAIQKQLGLPKEAFSYLYSHGALDQEHFEFFRNLMNEITDPDDQQAIIEAARMVYRLYGDMLHSIPVPENRKERRHEAA; this is translated from the coding sequence ATGGCCACATTGCCTGAACTTCTGCAACGCCAGGCGGCCGTCCAACCCTCACAAACGGCGCTCCAGGGGCCGGAGTCGGCCTTCACTTACGCTCAGATGATGCAGGCGGCCGAGGCTCTCGCCGACCAGTTGACCCGCCTTGGTGTGCGCCGGGCCGGCCTGTGTGGCGACAACTCCGTGGCGTGGATTCTTGCCGATCTGGCCTGTTTGCTTGCCGGCGTGGTGTGTGTCCCCGTGCCGGTGTTTTTTTCACGGACCCAGACGGAACACCTGACTGAACGAGCTGGCCTTGATTGCCTGTTGTCAGGGGGCGCAAGCAATGGCGGTGAGCACATTGGCCATGGTGTCTGGCTAAGGCATTTGCCGGTAACAGCGGCAGCCGCCTGGATGCCGGAGCAGACCGCGAAGATAACCTTTACGTCTGGCAGTACAGGCAACCCGAAGGGCGTCTGCCTGTCGGTGGCCCAGATGACGGCCACCACGCTGGCCTTGCAGGAGCGTCTTGAGGGCGTCGACCTTGAGCGGCACCTGTGCATCCTGCCACTGGCCACATTGCTGGAGAACATTGCCGGGGTTTATCTGCCGCTGCTTATGGGCAGTACGGTAATGGTCGCACCCTTGCAGGATCTGGGCATGACCGGAAGCAGTGGGCTGGACATCGACCGGCTGGTGCAGGGCATCAACGAACACCAGCCGCAGTCCCTGATTCTGGTGCCGGAACTGGCTATGGCGCTGGTGTCTGCGGCCGAACAGAAACAGCTGGAGAGTAATTCTTTCCGGTTTCTGGCGGTTGGTGGCGGACGGGTTTCGTCCGACCTGCTTGCCAGGGGCCGCGCGGTCGGACTGCCGATTTATGAGGGTTATGGGCTTTCCGAGTGCAGTTCCGTGGTTGCATTGAACGTGCCTGGAACCGAACGCGAAGGTGCGGTGGGTAAACCGCTCTCCCATGTTCGGGTACGGGTGGACGACCGCGGACACATTCTGGTGGCCGGTAACACCCACCTGGGTTACCTGGGGGATGAACCAGCAGGGGATGAGTGGCTGGATACCGGTGACCTGGGTTCCCGGGATGCCGGGGGGTTCCTGTCGGTGAATGGTCGCGCGAAGAATCTTCTGATTACCAGCTTCGGTCGCAACATCAGCCCGGAATGGCTGGAGAGTGAACTCATTCAGGCGATTGGTGCCCGCCAGGCGGTGGTGTTTGGTGATGGCTATCCCCGCCCTTCCGCCCTCGTTGTGGTGCAGGATGGTCGTTCACCTGAAGCGTTGCGCTCGCAGCTGGACGCTCTGAACAACAAATTGCCGGACTACGCCCGGTTGTCCGGGGTCTATATCCGCCGTCAGCCATTGACTCAGGCTGACGGCTACCTGACTGCAAACGGCCGGCCTGTTCGCCAACAGATTCAGGCGGATCTGCCAACGCTGCTGGTCGGTGCATTTCCGATTTTCATGAACCTTTCGATGTCCAATTCTGAACTTTCAAACCCGCCAGGAGGATCTTTCATGGCATTTTTCGATCGACTGCAGTCCGAAACTGCACAAGCCCGCGCCCACGTAACCGGTGCGCCTGTTATTGAGGCCATCCGCGAGGGCCGGTTTGACCTGAACGGCTATACCTGGTTTCTCACCCAGGCGTATCACCACGTGAAACACACCGTACCCCTGATGATGGCCTGCGGTGGTCGCTTGCCCGAGCGTCTGGAATTTGTGCGCAAGGCGTTGGTGGAGTACATCGAGGAGGAGTATGGCCACCATGAGTGGATCCTCAACGATCTCGCGGCCTGCGGAGAGGACAAGGAAACCATCCGTCATGGCAGCCCGGATACCTCTATCGAGCTGATGGTCGCCTACCTCTATGACCGCATTAACCGCGGTAACCCGGCCGCCTTTTTCGGCATGGTTCAGGTGCTTGAGGGAACGTCGATCGAGTTGGCGACGCCGCTCGGTGAAGCCATCCAGAAACAGCTTGGCCTGCCTAAAGAAGCGTTCAGCTACCTCTACTCCCATGGTGCTCTGGATCAGGAGCATTTCGAGTTCTTCCGGAACCTGATGAACGAAATTACCGATCCGGATGATCAGCAGGCCATTATCGAGGCGGCCCGTATGGTCTACAGGCTTTACGGCGACATGCTGCACAGCATTCCCGTGCCCGAGAATCGCAAGGAGCGGCGCCATGAGGCTGCATGA
- a CDS encoding thermostable hemolysin, whose product MTDPLMMSTCCPPDSGEVVPVIRCAGRWFNEIRPETAMAGTVADFIRRRFLHAYGAEPSLRIPALLALTTAQGSLLAAVGVRNAALEKLFLEDYLSVPVESVMPVAGIERHRIAEIAHLAGVEAGVSRFLFASLSVWLDGAGYDWVVCTGTDQLRNSFHRLGIATQVLATADPAMLPDGGAGWGRYYDHHPVVMAIRVADGMSALRTAGLLRLIQPVESEAPGEEAMAGGSYGHIA is encoded by the coding sequence ATGACAGACCCGCTGATGATGTCCACATGTTGTCCCCCGGACTCCGGGGAGGTGGTTCCGGTCATCCGTTGTGCCGGTCGCTGGTTTAACGAGATCCGTCCCGAGACGGCAATGGCCGGGACGGTCGCGGATTTTATCCGTCGGCGCTTCCTGCATGCCTATGGTGCCGAGCCTTCTCTGCGCATACCGGCATTGCTTGCCCTGACAACCGCTCAGGGCAGTCTTCTTGCCGCGGTCGGTGTTCGTAACGCCGCGCTGGAAAAACTGTTCCTGGAAGATTATCTGTCGGTGCCGGTGGAGTCGGTGATGCCGGTTGCGGGCATCGAGCGACATCGGATCGCGGAGATTGCCCATCTGGCGGGCGTTGAAGCCGGTGTCAGCCGTTTTCTGTTTGCCTCGTTGTCGGTGTGGCTGGATGGGGCCGGTTATGACTGGGTGGTGTGCACCGGCACGGATCAGCTACGCAACAGTTTTCACCGTCTGGGCATTGCCACTCAGGTCCTGGCGACTGCCGATCCCGCCATGTTGCCCGATGGCGGTGCCGGCTGGGGGCGTTATTACGATCATCATCCGGTGGTGATGGCGATTCGTGTCGCCGATGGCATGTCGGCACTGCGGACCGCCGGTTTGCTCCGGTTGATTCAGCCGGTTGAGTCCGAAGCCCCTGGGGAAGAAGCGATGGCAGGAGGTTCCTATGGCCACATTGCCTGA
- a CDS encoding GtrA family protein: MRFPLLRSNGWGRLPRFLLAGGVATLLHWLAMLVLIGWGLNAVLATATGATAGLLANYVGQHRYAFCSNLPHRIAFPRYLTGAALGWALNLAGFSLLLFAGLSVAPSQLITTGLVAFANYLFAQRFVFHEEQTINVQ; the protein is encoded by the coding sequence ATGAGATTCCCGTTATTGCGGTCAAATGGCTGGGGCAGATTGCCACGATTCCTGCTGGCCGGTGGCGTCGCCACCCTGCTGCATTGGCTGGCCATGCTGGTCTTGATCGGTTGGGGACTGAACGCCGTTCTCGCAACCGCCACCGGTGCCACGGCTGGATTGCTGGCAAATTATGTTGGCCAGCATCGCTACGCTTTTTGTTCCAACCTGCCTCATAGAATTGCGTTCCCGCGATATCTCACGGGGGCTGCATTGGGCTGGGCCCTCAATTTAGCGGGCTTTTCGCTACTCCTGTTTGCGGGTCTCAGCGTCGCCCCCTCGCAACTAATCACGACCGGCCTGGTTGCCTTTGCCAACTATCTCTTTGCACAGAGGTTTGTTTTCCATGAAGAACAGACAATTAACGTTCAGTAA
- a CDS encoding glycosyltransferase family 2 protein, with amino-acid sequence MKNRQLTFSNPMLSIIIPVHNEADVIPTLLKRLDLVCRQLPGQVELLFVDDGSRDDSVTQLLRARDRYSGIRVVQLSRNFGKEAAVTAGLESARGGAVVLMDADLQDPPELIPRMVQAWQQGADVVLMKRRSRAGESWLKRTTASIFYRLINHISDASIPVDTGDFRLMSRRTVDALNRLPERNRYLKGMFAWVGMPTVTLEFDRDPRLAGKTKWNYLKLMHLAMEGITSFSTRPLRIALILGLFAAGAGGLFGTWEVIRALVFGISTPGYASMIAMITFLSGVQLLCVGLLGEYVGRIYMETKQRPVFIVAEDSDDIAQPVLTQLRVAGNDQKH; translated from the coding sequence ATGAAGAACAGACAATTAACGTTCAGTAACCCGATGCTGAGCATCATTATCCCGGTTCACAACGAAGCCGATGTGATTCCGACCCTGTTGAAACGGCTGGATCTTGTCTGCCGCCAACTGCCGGGCCAGGTTGAGCTGCTGTTCGTGGACGATGGCAGCCGGGACGATTCTGTTACACAGCTGCTACGGGCCAGGGACCGTTACTCCGGAATCCGTGTCGTTCAGCTCTCCCGGAACTTTGGCAAGGAAGCGGCCGTTACCGCGGGCCTTGAGAGTGCCCGTGGCGGTGCCGTGGTACTGATGGACGCCGATCTCCAGGATCCCCCGGAGTTGATCCCGAGAATGGTTCAGGCATGGCAGCAGGGGGCAGACGTCGTTCTGATGAAACGGCGATCAAGGGCCGGTGAAAGCTGGCTGAAACGCACCACTGCGAGCATTTTCTATCGTCTGATCAACCACATAAGTGACGCATCGATACCGGTGGATACTGGCGACTTCCGACTGATGAGCCGGCGCACCGTAGATGCCCTCAACCGGTTACCCGAACGCAACCGCTACCTGAAAGGCATGTTCGCGTGGGTTGGCATGCCAACGGTCACTCTCGAATTTGACCGCGATCCACGCCTGGCAGGCAAAACCAAGTGGAACTATCTGAAGCTCATGCATCTGGCGATGGAAGGGATTACCTCGTTCTCCACGCGCCCATTGCGGATTGCCCTGATCCTCGGCCTCTTTGCGGCCGGCGCCGGAGGCCTTTTCGGCACCTGGGAAGTTATCCGGGCACTGGTTTTCGGCATATCCACACCGGGTTACGCCTCCATGATTGCCATGATCACGTTCCTCTCAGGGGTACAGCTGCTATGCGTTGGCCTGTTGGGGGAGTATGTCGGTCGGATCTATATGGAGACCAAACAGCGCCCAGTGTTTATTGTTGCGGAAGACAGCGACGACATTGCCCAACCGGTTCTCACCCAACTGCGAGTAGCCGGTAATGACCAGAAACATTAA